The genomic window CTAAATCGCAGTGATTTTGACTTGGCTTTTCGTGCCACTAACTCCCCGCCTTTAAATATGGTTGCAAAAGCTATCTTGCCCTATAAACATTGCTGTTGTGCTTCTGCTGAGTATTTAGATAAATACAGTAAACCAAAGGAGCCTAGCGATTTAAAAACGCACCAATGTTTAAGGGGACAAGAGCAATTAACCTGGTCATTCTTAAACGCTGAGGTGCCCGTAGATGGTTGGTTAAAAATAAACGATAACCATATGCTGAAAACATTAGCATTAAAGGGCGAAGGTATAATTAGGGTACCTGACTATTTAGTCGACCAAGAGATTAAGGAGGGAACGTTAGTGGCTATACTTGAAAGTGAAATGCCAGCAGGGCAGACCATTTTTATGATTTATCCTCAATTAATTCACCAGTCGAATAAACTGAACGCTTTTATTGAATTTACTAAAGAATATTTTAATGAAATAGCTTTAATAAACTAAATCATTAGCTTTAAGATCATTGATTTATATGAGGAATAATCTAAATTATACAAGAAGTTTACCTTTGCGCCTTATTTTATATCCTAGCATTATATTAAGGTTTAAAAATAACTAAAGTTATGGTCACTTTTGACTGTA from Colwellia sp. PAMC 20917 includes these protein-coding regions:
- a CDS encoding LysR family transcriptional regulator; this translates as MMNKEHKKLERLMLFSEVARHLSFTVAAQNLQISRGHLSAQIRRLEKEMGFALLIRSTRSVRLTAEGESVLTGVNKIRNSVLELERNAGHKGNAIEGVIKITAPSLFTKRFLLDIFSKFSALHPAIEFSIDTSYTRFDLNRSDFDLAFRATNSPPLNMVAKAILPYKHCCCASAEYLDKYSKPKEPSDLKTHQCLRGQEQLTWSFLNAEVPVDGWLKINDNHMLKTLALKGEGIIRVPDYLVDQEIKEGTLVAILESEMPAGQTIFMIYPQLIHQSNKLNAFIEFTKEYFNEIALIN